A window of the SAR202 cluster bacterium genome harbors these coding sequences:
- a CDS encoding class I SAM-dependent methyltransferase: MSHDQIKKAVQTGWDHMSGPYQSRARISLEDIHYGPLIPGEREYRLLGDVAGMDALELACGAAQNAVVLAKWGARSVVAMDISPGQVSFARDLCKRERVSVHLLRGDMEKLSMFRDSQFDIVLSANGWEYLPDLPGCLRECSRVLRPGGRLVVSTVHPLGAFEWDEEEGALFVTDYFNPPVEVWEEYPEEGGHRGLTFFHTIDEMFVSLAAAGFAVERIIEPYPVDREAKGASHREAPYTGDMWDKEYDRFCRVPFNIIYSARKAG, encoded by the coding sequence ATGTCCCACGACCAGATCAAGAAGGCTGTACAAACCGGCTGGGACCACATGTCCGGCCCTTACCAGTCCCGCGCCCGCATCTCCCTCGAAGACATCCACTACGGCCCTCTCATCCCCGGGGAGCGAGAGTACCGCCTGCTCGGCGACGTGGCGGGCATGGACGCGCTGGAGCTGGCCTGCGGCGCCGCCCAGAACGCCGTTGTACTGGCCAAATGGGGCGCGCGCAGCGTCGTCGCCATGGATATCTCCCCCGGCCAGGTCTCCTTCGCGCGGGACCTCTGCAAGCGAGAGCGCGTCTCCGTCCACCTCCTTCGCGGCGACATGGAGAAGCTCTCCATGTTCCGGGATTCGCAGTTCGACATAGTCCTCTCCGCCAACGGCTGGGAGTACTTGCCGGACCTGCCGGGCTGCCTGCGGGAGTGCAGTCGGGTCCTCCGCCCGGGCGGGAGGCTCGTTGTTTCTACCGTCCATCCGCTGGGGGCGTTCGAGTGGGACGAGGAGGAGGGCGCCTTATTCGTAACTGACTACTTCAACCCGCCCGTGGAGGTCTGGGAAGAGTACCCGGAAGAGGGAGGCCATCGCGGGCTCACGTTCTTCCACACGATCGACGAGATGTTCGTCTCGCTGGCAGCCGCGGGCTTTGCCGTGGAGCGCATAATCGAGCCGTACCCGGTGGACAGGGAAGCGAAAGGGGCCTCGCATCGCGAGGCCCCTTATACGGGAGATATGTGGGACAAAGAGTACGACCGCTTCTGCCGCGTGCCCTTCAACATCATCTACTCTGCCCGCAAGGCAGGGTAG
- a CDS encoding N-acetyl-gamma-glutamyl-phosphate reductase, with product MVKVGIINVTGYAGMELARILSRHPEATIASVTGRSLAGKRLSDVLPHLAGLDMTITEEVTGSVDVVFSALPHQASAQKIASFLGKGVKAVDISADFRLKSLQEYKEWYHADHPCPERLEEAVYGLPELNRKEISSAALVANPGCYPTASILALAPAIKAGIIEPDVIIDAKSGVSGAGQKAELGYLFSEVNENFRAYSVDGHRHMPEIRQGLQAVSAGAKVDVTFMPHLVPMTRGILATCYAKLRPGSVGQGEKAAVDIRDLYNSFYKNERFVQVAGAPPATKQTLGANTCVVYPTLDPRANRLIVISCIDNLVKGAAGQAVQNMNLMFGLEESAGLRQLALYP from the coding sequence ATGGTCAAGGTCGGAATCATAAACGTGACAGGCTATGCCGGCATGGAGCTTGCGCGTATCCTGAGCCGACACCCTGAAGCCACCATCGCCTCCGTCACCGGCCGTAGCCTGGCCGGCAAGCGCCTCTCTGACGTGCTTCCGCACCTGGCAGGACTTGACATGACGATCACCGAAGAGGTGACCGGTAGCGTGGATGTAGTCTTCTCCGCCCTCCCTCACCAGGCGAGCGCGCAGAAGATCGCGTCGTTCTTGGGCAAGGGCGTGAAGGCGGTTGACATCAGCGCGGACTTTCGCCTGAAGAGCCTGCAGGAATACAAGGAGTGGTACCACGCGGACCACCCCTGCCCGGAGCGGCTGGAAGAGGCCGTTTACGGCCTGCCGGAACTCAACCGGAAGGAGATATCCTCAGCCGCTCTGGTAGCCAACCCGGGGTGCTACCCAACGGCATCGATTCTGGCCCTCGCGCCGGCCATCAAGGCCGGGATCATCGAGCCGGACGTTATTATCGACGCGAAGTCCGGCGTTTCAGGGGCTGGGCAAAAGGCCGAGCTCGGCTACCTCTTTTCCGAGGTTAACGAGAACTTCCGCGCCTACTCCGTGGACGGCCACCGCCACATGCCGGAAATAAGGCAAGGCCTCCAGGCCGTCTCCGCCGGCGCGAAGGTGGATGTCACCTTCATGCCGCACCTGGTCCCAATGACTCGCGGCATCCTTGCCACGTGCTACGCAAAGCTCAGGCCCGGCTCAGTGGGGCAGGGTGAAAAGGCGGCGGTCGATATCCGCGATCTCTACAATTCGTTCTATAAGAATGAGCGGTTTGTGCAGGTGGCGGGCGCTCCGCCGGCGACAAAGCAGACCCTTGGCGCGAACACCTGCGTGGTGTACCCCACGCTGGACCCGCGCGCCAATCGGCTTATCGTCATCAGCTGCATAGACAACCTTGTGAAGGGCGCCGCCGGCCAGGCCGTCCAGAACATGAACCTCATGTTCGGCCTGGAGGAGTCTGCAGGACTCCGGCAGCTCGCCCTGTACCCTTAG
- a CDS encoding ROK family protein translates to MADAALVADIGGTNLRAALVDREGKILSRRATRTDVKSGGTRMLDRLMAVLKETAADSGGSFAGIGLAVASPTDPSTGTLYNPPNLPDWDGFSPMEALTREYPGARIIIGNDANLAALAVHHFGQGRGLRNVIYMTVSTGIGGGIIINGEMYEGSRGFAGEFGHIVVLPNGPKCPCGRTGCLEALASGTAVARSAQKRIIAGEPSTLAGKGPASRIDAVAVAAAAEAGDALAKQVIDEAAYYLGIGISVVINSFDPDIVVIGGGMSNSLDLLRTGIMEQVKRHAIADSAHPVPIVKSDLGDDIGLLGAAAKVFGEL, encoded by the coding sequence ATGGCGGATGCTGCTCTCGTTGCCGATATCGGCGGGACTAATCTGCGCGCGGCTCTCGTGGACCGCGAGGGGAAGATACTCTCCCGGCGGGCGACGAGGACGGACGTGAAGTCCGGAGGGACCCGCATGCTCGACCGCCTGATGGCGGTCTTGAAGGAGACGGCTGCCGATTCCGGCGGCTCGTTCGCAGGCATCGGCCTTGCCGTCGCGTCCCCGACCGACCCTTCCACCGGCACGCTCTACAACCCGCCAAACCTCCCGGACTGGGACGGGTTCTCCCCTATGGAGGCGCTGACACGGGAGTATCCCGGAGCGCGCATCATCATTGGCAACGACGCCAACCTGGCCGCCCTGGCGGTCCACCACTTCGGGCAGGGCAGGGGACTCAGGAACGTCATCTATATGACGGTTAGCACCGGGATAGGCGGCGGCATCATCATCAACGGCGAGATGTATGAAGGCTCGCGCGGGTTTGCCGGGGAGTTCGGCCACATTGTCGTTCTGCCCAACGGCCCAAAGTGCCCTTGCGGTCGCACCGGCTGCCTGGAGGCACTGGCTAGCGGCACGGCCGTGGCGCGCAGCGCCCAGAAGCGCATCATCGCCGGGGAGCCCTCAACGCTGGCAGGCAAAGGACCGGCCTCGCGGATCGACGCTGTGGCGGTGGCAGCGGCGGCGGAGGCGGGAGACGCTCTGGCAAAGCAGGTGATAGATGAGGCCGCGTACTATCTGGGTATCGGTATCTCGGTCGTGATCAACTCGTTCGACCCGGACATCGTCGTAATCGGCGGGGGAATGTCGAACTCGTTGGATCTGCTGAGAACAGGGATAATGGAGCAGGTGAAGCGTCACGCCATCGCGGACAGCGCGCACCCGGTGCCCATCGTGAAGTCAGACCTAGGCGACGACATCGGCCTTCTTGGCGCAGCCGCAAAAGTCTTCGGGGAATTATGA
- a CDS encoding endonuclease III: MTKTAAPARRKGPPRPKYRRVGPSAPEVMTALGKVYGPFTWEPRYDAASELVYTILSQHTSDVNSERAFHNLMRRFGALDAVADAPVSEIEDAIRSAGLFRVKAPRIKEVLNQVRQEVGSFDLSFLGEMPLPEAKAWLKRLKGIGPKTAAIILCFSLGMPAMPVDTHIYRVSKRLGLIGPRVTADQAHDILEPMVPAEDVFAFHLLLINHGRQVCKAPRPRCEKCVLNDVCPSSEAVGE; the protein is encoded by the coding sequence ATGACGAAAACCGCCGCTCCCGCGCGCCGTAAAGGCCCTCCACGGCCAAAGTACCGGCGCGTTGGCCCCAGTGCCCCGGAGGTAATGACCGCCCTGGGCAAAGTCTATGGCCCCTTCACATGGGAGCCGCGCTACGACGCCGCCTCAGAGCTCGTGTACACCATCCTGTCCCAACACACATCGGATGTCAACTCTGAGCGCGCATTTCACAACCTGATGCGGCGTTTCGGCGCCCTGGACGCCGTCGCGGACGCGCCCGTGAGCGAGATCGAAGACGCCATCCGCTCAGCCGGCCTATTCCGTGTCAAAGCGCCGCGCATCAAAGAGGTGCTCAACCAGGTCCGCCAGGAGGTCGGCTCGTTCGACCTTTCCTTCCTTGGTGAGATGCCGCTCCCGGAGGCCAAGGCATGGCTGAAGCGCCTCAAGGGAATCGGCCCCAAGACGGCCGCAATCATCCTCTGCTTCTCGCTGGGTATGCCCGCGATGCCGGTGGACACGCACATCTACCGCGTGTCGAAGCGCCTCGGCCTCATCGGGCCCAGGGTGACCGCTGACCAGGCGCACGACATCCTTGAGCCAATGGTCCCCGCCGAGGATGTCTTCGCCTTCCACCTCCTTCTCATCAACCACGGCCGCCAGGTCTGCAAGGCCCCGCGCCCCCGCTGCGAAAAGTGCGTCCTGAACGACGTTTGCCCTTCGAGCGAGGCCGTGGGCGAATGA
- a CDS encoding HEAT repeat domain-containing protein: MTVTLKDLLLEMSDTEKPVKYSELLLLSGLTPEEVVEFRVAWPAVPQDRNMEIMGKLIELSEDNLELDFSAIFMSCLEDKDPGVRERAAKGLWDCDDRSVIRPLIGLMVDDPASTVRAAACMSLRRFATLAREGKLMSRDAQRIKDALMAVINRQGEDIEVRRRAIEAVASFDVPEIDEIIRDAYHSGDIKLKQSSIYAMGQSGNTKWLPTILDEMHHELPEIRYECACAFGLIGEEATVPHLIRLVQDTDAQVQLASIQSLGEIGGPLAKQALLRCAKLGDDTLEEAAKTALKELEFDDDPLGFRFDSQ; the protein is encoded by the coding sequence ATGACTGTGACACTGAAGGACTTGCTGCTGGAAATGAGCGACACCGAGAAGCCCGTGAAATATTCGGAGCTTCTCTTGCTTTCCGGGCTCACTCCTGAAGAGGTAGTGGAGTTCAGGGTGGCGTGGCCTGCTGTGCCACAGGACCGGAACATGGAGATCATGGGGAAGCTGATCGAGTTGTCGGAAGACAACCTGGAGCTCGACTTCTCCGCGATCTTCATGTCGTGCCTGGAGGACAAGGACCCAGGGGTGCGCGAGCGGGCCGCAAAGGGGTTGTGGGACTGCGACGACCGCTCGGTTATCCGCCCGCTGATCGGGCTGATGGTGGACGACCCCGCTTCAACCGTTCGGGCCGCCGCGTGCATGTCCCTGCGACGTTTTGCGACGCTCGCCCGGGAGGGCAAGCTAATGAGCCGCGACGCGCAAAGGATCAAGGACGCGCTCATGGCGGTCATCAACCGGCAGGGCGAGGATATCGAGGTCCGGCGAAGGGCTATTGAGGCCGTCGCGAGCTTCGACGTGCCGGAGATAGACGAGATCATCCGGGACGCGTACCACAGCGGGGACATCAAGCTCAAGCAGAGCTCCATTTACGCGATGGGACAGAGCGGCAACACCAAGTGGCTGCCGACGATACTGGACGAGATGCACCACGAGCTGCCGGAGATCCGCTATGAATGTGCCTGCGCGTTCGGGCTGATCGGTGAGGAGGCGACGGTCCCGCATCTCATCCGCCTCGTGCAGGACACGGACGCCCAGGTCCAGCTTGCATCCATCCAGTCGCTAGGCGAGATCGGCGGCCCGCTGGCCAAGCAGGCGCTCCTGCGGTGCGCCAAGCTGGGGGACGACACGCTGGAAGAGGCAGCCAAGACGGCTCTCAAAGAGCTGGAGTTCGACGACGACCCGCTGGGGTTCAGGTTCGATAGCCAGTGA